From Prosthecobacter sp., the proteins below share one genomic window:
- a CDS encoding urea transporter: MNPIPSTSLMDFTEAPPSSSVLGRLKAQLISLRPLLQKLASPFLDVARAASSIFLCGSWKAGALLCSSLLLEPRYFVFAIIATLLGSGLAKLMHLPAAMRKDGTLLYNVFLSALAVAWITRNTTLPPVAIYGMLVIVTVYTLLLSAALWHWFPLRAGLPPLSVAFVITFGTLLTFFPLAAAASAMLPFALPAEPALPFIVAAFLRSMGTILFLPNVWAGLAVTLAILVWSRVAMINAVAGYAGGIVIVKLLEACGLQWFGWFAGHNYLLAGMALGAVYFIPSWSSLALAFIGGSVAALHVAAVQHFLLGSGWEYLPLPYLLTIWSMLCCLRLREKSGSLLPTIGTFDNPEAAAASIALANARFPHRNETHVLLPTSREVIVTQGFDDKLSHRGDWQHALDFEVHDAADNACPPGCDDDLSRYYTQGLEVRAPGSGEIIRVIDSVADNAPGGCNFAHNWGNHLLLRLDYGGVVKLAHFMKNGIAVKVGQRVTAGDLLGYCGNSGRSPVPHIHLHTQASAETGAPTLPFCLTNFFTRTETGLQWNFASVPKVGARIAPATVSSTVLGTLAHFAPGTASYRSDQADRTDLRITLDESGRYIFQSGPDSLTAVLGLHAFQITQSRLSGASQLLRLLSFAMPTVPFAYQSGMNWEDCVALHAKQYGRALAGAFAPYLGHKTQRVITRHALHPTRGRLQLITTLPDAPADLPQEIELTLEPVLGLTSIIARFQNHTLTFTQTSFTPTLPDGTAE; the protein is encoded by the coding sequence ATGAACCCAATCCCATCAACCTCCCTGATGGACTTCACGGAAGCCCCGCCATCCAGCAGCGTGCTGGGTCGCCTCAAAGCGCAGTTGATCTCACTGCGTCCACTCCTCCAAAAGCTTGCGTCTCCTTTTCTCGATGTCGCTCGTGCTGCCAGTTCCATCTTCCTTTGCGGAAGCTGGAAGGCCGGAGCCCTACTTTGCTCTTCGCTGCTGCTGGAGCCACGCTACTTCGTCTTCGCCATCATCGCCACGTTGCTCGGCAGCGGTTTGGCGAAGCTGATGCATCTGCCCGCCGCGATGCGGAAGGACGGCACGCTGCTCTACAACGTCTTCCTCAGCGCCCTTGCCGTCGCCTGGATCACGCGGAACACCACGCTGCCGCCGGTCGCGATCTACGGCATGCTCGTCATCGTCACTGTTTACACGCTGCTTCTCTCTGCGGCATTATGGCACTGGTTTCCGCTGCGTGCGGGCCTGCCGCCGCTCAGCGTGGCCTTCGTCATCACGTTCGGTACGCTGCTGACCTTCTTCCCGCTCGCCGCCGCTGCCTCCGCCATGCTGCCGTTCGCGCTTCCGGCGGAACCGGCGCTGCCGTTCATCGTTGCCGCGTTTCTGCGCAGCATGGGCACGATTCTCTTCCTGCCAAACGTGTGGGCCGGCCTCGCCGTCACGCTCGCGATCCTCGTGTGGTCACGCGTGGCGATGATCAATGCCGTCGCTGGTTACGCGGGCGGCATCGTGATCGTGAAACTGCTCGAAGCCTGCGGCTTGCAGTGGTTTGGCTGGTTTGCAGGCCACAATTACCTGCTCGCCGGCATGGCGCTTGGCGCGGTGTATTTCATTCCATCATGGAGCAGCCTCGCGCTCGCTTTCATCGGCGGATCAGTCGCCGCATTGCACGTCGCCGCCGTGCAGCACTTCCTGCTCGGCTCCGGCTGGGAATACCTGCCGCTGCCTTATTTGCTCACTATCTGGAGCATGCTCTGCTGCCTGCGTTTGCGCGAGAAATCCGGTTCGCTCCTGCCCACCATCGGCACCTTTGACAATCCTGAAGCCGCTGCGGCCTCCATCGCTCTCGCCAACGCGCGCTTTCCGCATCGCAACGAAACACACGTCCTGCTTCCGACCTCACGCGAGGTTATCGTCACGCAGGGCTTCGACGACAAGCTCAGCCATCGCGGCGATTGGCAGCACGCACTCGACTTTGAAGTCCACGATGCCGCCGACAACGCCTGCCCGCCCGGCTGCGACGATGATTTGAGCCGCTATTACACGCAGGGCCTCGAAGTCCGCGCTCCTGGCAGCGGCGAGATCATCCGTGTCATCGACAGCGTGGCCGACAACGCCCCTGGCGGCTGCAACTTCGCCCACAACTGGGGCAATCATCTCCTCCTTCGCCTCGACTACGGTGGCGTGGTGAAACTCGCGCACTTCATGAAGAACGGCATCGCCGTCAAAGTCGGCCAGCGCGTCACCGCCGGCGATCTGCTCGGCTACTGCGGCAATTCGGGTCGTTCACCGGTGCCGCATATCCATCTGCACACGCAGGCCAGCGCTGAGACCGGCGCGCCCACCTTGCCCTTCTGCCTCACGAACTTCTTCACGCGCACCGAAACCGGTTTGCAGTGGAATTTTGCCAGCGTGCCCAAAGTTGGAGCCCGCATCGCACCCGCGACGGTCTCCAGCACCGTGCTGGGCACGCTGGCCCATTTTGCGCCGGGAACGGCCAGCTATCGGTCGGATCAGGCAGACCGCACGGATCTCCGCATCACGCTTGATGAATCCGGTCGCTACATCTTCCAAAGCGGCCCAGACAGCCTCACCGCCGTCCTCGGCCTGCACGCGTTCCAAATCACACAAAGCCGCCTTAGCGGCGCTTCGCAGCTCCTGCGTCTTCTTTCGTTCGCCATGCCCACCGTGCCCTTCGCTTATCAAAGCGGCATGAACTGGGAGGATTGTGTCGCTTTGCACGCAAAGCAGTACGGTCGGGCATTGGCGGGCGCTTTTGCACCTTACCTCGGGCACAAGACCCAGCGCGTCATCACGCGCCACGCGCTGCATCCCACCCGAGGGCGCCTCCAGCTCATCACCACGCTGCCGGATGCTCCGGCTGATCTCCCGCAGGAGATCGAGCTCACCCTCGAACCAGTTCTTGGCCTCACCAGCATCATCGCACGCTTTCAAAATCACACCCTCACCTTCACGCAAACCTCATTCACCCCGACACTGCCCGACGGCACCGCCGAATAA
- a CDS encoding NosD domain-containing protein, translating into MRRFHRSFLASLLLGSFAQAQTSPEPLAWPPGYFNARTATDSAKPQPVMTAKELHLARTHHSLSIEWHIDGDTDHDAACKVSYKREDESTWHEAMPLMRVDYFGWYDTKPAERPFNMLAGSILFLRPGAVYQVRLTLSDPDSATPVEETKHIQTKPWPSFAKPARTLHVVPLDQSGVSGDGSVEKPFRGLKPALAAAKPGDLFLLHAGDYGGMEINVSGEQGSTEAATDQTRYIGFKTAGDGEAVFRQLRAGGSHLWFEGLSFKRGDSPNGLKGGDGCENVVVQGCTFRDFHYSVFLTKSCSGWHIANNDILGDTEKGISGEGVELNHSSDHTVCYNRIGRSADGISYPHTNCDLFGNDIFDMSDDPIEPDYGYANIRIWGNRLHGHTGITFQPMYCGPWYLVRNHAISKGNVFKLRVQDRFVCVNNTFAAWTTPVPHAHGLLTAFCRNNIWMHLGGSEFIWASNAPEAEKYRSYNIKYVLYDSPVANWKTDVDYDGFEFSAAKPMKGKMNPWMLHNQRFFDLPSLSAAIGIESHGRVLDRAKDFEAFTVTQEMPGKDAPLIKLSAQSQVKDAGVMLPNIAEEFDGKSPDLGAFESAVPHFGPRDDPATAPMEWVLKHQR; encoded by the coding sequence ATGCGCCGATTCCATCGCTCCTTCCTCGCCTCGCTCCTGCTCGGTTCGTTCGCGCAGGCACAAACATCGCCAGAGCCTCTCGCCTGGCCGCCCGGCTACTTCAATGCGCGCACCGCTACGGATTCAGCGAAACCGCAGCCTGTGATGACCGCCAAAGAGCTGCATCTGGCGCGTACGCATCACAGCCTCAGCATCGAGTGGCACATCGACGGCGACACGGATCACGACGCGGCCTGCAAGGTGAGTTACAAGCGCGAGGACGAGTCCACATGGCATGAAGCGATGCCGCTGATGCGGGTGGATTACTTTGGCTGGTATGACACCAAGCCTGCGGAGCGGCCCTTCAACATGCTCGCGGGCAGTATTCTGTTTTTGCGACCGGGCGCGGTGTATCAGGTGCGGCTCACGCTCAGCGATCCTGACAGCGCAACACCAGTGGAGGAGACGAAACATATTCAGACGAAGCCGTGGCCGAGTTTTGCCAAGCCTGCGCGCACGCTGCATGTCGTGCCACTGGATCAAAGCGGTGTCAGCGGCGATGGCTCGGTGGAGAAGCCATTTCGTGGCCTCAAACCGGCCTTGGCAGCCGCGAAGCCGGGTGATTTGTTCCTGCTGCATGCCGGTGACTACGGTGGAATGGAAATCAATGTCAGCGGCGAGCAAGGCAGCACCGAGGCCGCCACCGATCAGACGCGCTACATCGGCTTCAAGACAGCGGGCGATGGTGAGGCGGTGTTTCGTCAGTTGCGGGCTGGCGGCAGCCATTTGTGGTTCGAGGGTCTTTCCTTCAAGCGTGGCGACTCGCCCAATGGCCTGAAAGGCGGCGACGGTTGCGAAAACGTGGTCGTGCAGGGCTGCACGTTTCGTGACTTCCACTACTCCGTGTTCCTCACCAAAAGCTGCTCCGGCTGGCACATCGCCAACAACGACATTCTGGGCGACACGGAGAAAGGAATCTCCGGCGAAGGGGTGGAGCTGAACCACTCCTCCGACCACACCGTATGCTACAACCGCATCGGCCGCAGCGCCGACGGCATCTCGTATCCGCACACGAACTGCGATCTGTTCGGCAACGACATCTTCGACATGTCGGACGATCCCATCGAGCCGGACTACGGTTACGCGAACATCCGCATCTGGGGCAATCGCCTGCACGGCCACACCGGCATCACGTTTCAGCCGATGTACTGCGGCCCGTGGTATCTCGTGCGCAATCACGCCATCTCAAAGGGCAACGTCTTCAAGCTGCGCGTGCAGGACCGCTTCGTCTGCGTGAACAACACCTTTGCCGCCTGGACCACGCCCGTGCCGCATGCGCATGGCCTGCTCACCGCGTTCTGCCGCAACAACATCTGGATGCACCTCGGCGGCTCCGAGTTCATCTGGGCTTCCAATGCGCCAGAGGCGGAGAAATACCGCAGCTACAACATCAAATACGTGCTCTACGACTCGCCCGTCGCCAACTGGAAGACCGATGTCGATTACGACGGCTTCGAATTCAGCGCCGCCAAGCCGATGAAAGGCAAAATGAATCCGTGGATGCTGCACAACCAGCGCTTCTTCGACCTGCCCTCACTGAGCGCCGCCATCGGCATCGAGTCCCATGGCCGCGTGCTGGACCGCGCAAAGGACTTTGAAGCCTTTACCGTGACCCAGGAGATGCCGGGCAAGGATGCACCGCTGATCAAACTCAGCGCGCAAAGCCAGGTCAAAGACGCCGGTGTCATGCTCCCCAACATCGCGGAGGAATTCGATGGCAAATCGCCTGATCTGGGAGCCTTCGAATCTGCGGTGCCACATTTCGGCCCGCGAGACGATCCCGCTACGGCGCCGATGGAGTGGGTGCTCAAACACCAGCGCTGA
- a CDS encoding serine hydrolase domain-containing protein, which produces MTPLLAILFFFKASPSAATLPAERIQAAAAYSAAHGGHALLIKQNGKILHESYTNGHTKNEPHRIYSGTKAFWCLTAFAAEKDELLKLDEHVADTITEWQSDKRRSKITVRQLLDFSSGMEPLFGLHENDFKNRTASALKASLVGTTGKSFIYGPAALQVYHELLARKLKEKKQTPTRYLERKVLGPLDLGAQRCLPDQHGAPLLASGFMQTARQWSELGTWLLKHPETQNALRSSGTNSAFAFGFWNNHAAESKSAREVDVESMLDKKWSAQSWRNACLCRSAPADLIACIGSYGQRLYIVPSRKLVIVRLAKDSKPNDAQMLRLLFANVKN; this is translated from the coding sequence ATGACGCCCCTGCTGGCCATTTTGTTTTTCTTCAAGGCCTCACCCTCCGCGGCAACGCTGCCTGCGGAGCGCATCCAGGCTGCCGCTGCCTATTCGGCGGCGCATGGTGGTCACGCGCTGCTGATCAAACAGAACGGCAAAATCCTGCACGAGTCCTATACCAATGGTCATACCAAGAACGAGCCGCACCGCATCTACAGCGGCACCAAGGCCTTCTGGTGCCTCACGGCGTTCGCCGCGGAGAAAGACGAGCTGTTGAAACTCGATGAACATGTGGCGGACACGATCACCGAGTGGCAAAGCGACAAGCGCCGCAGCAAGATCACCGTGCGGCAGCTTCTCGACTTCAGCAGCGGGATGGAGCCGCTGTTCGGCCTGCATGAGAACGACTTCAAAAACCGCACCGCCTCGGCGCTGAAGGCCTCCCTCGTCGGCACAACCGGCAAGTCCTTCATCTACGGCCCGGCGGCCTTGCAGGTGTATCACGAGCTGCTCGCACGAAAGCTGAAGGAGAAAAAGCAGACGCCCACCCGCTATTTGGAGCGCAAAGTGCTCGGCCCGCTTGATCTCGGCGCCCAGCGCTGCCTGCCGGATCAGCACGGCGCGCCCTTGCTTGCTTCCGGCTTCATGCAGACCGCCCGCCAGTGGTCCGAGCTCGGCACCTGGCTGCTCAAGCACCCTGAAACTCAAAACGCTCTCCGCAGCAGCGGCACCAACAGCGCCTTCGCCTTCGGCTTCTGGAACAACCACGCCGCTGAAAGCAAATCCGCCCGCGAAGTCGATGTGGAATCGATGCTCGACAAGAAATGGTCCGCCCAATCCTGGCGCAACGCCTGCCTCTGCCGCTCCGCCCCCGCCGATTTGATCGCCTGCATCGGCTCCTACGGCCAGCGTCTCTACATCGTGCCGTCGCGGAAGCTCGTCATCGTGCGACTGGCGAAGGATTCGAAGCCGAATGATGCGCAGATGCTGAGGCTGTTGTTTGCAAACGTGAAAAACTAA
- a CDS encoding amino acid permease yields the protein MSTTRAQGISLITATAVVVANMIGTGVFTSLGFQVGDLPSGFTIMMLWLVGGVCAFCGAVCYGELAAALPRSGGEYHFLSRIFHPAVGFLSGWLSITVGFAAPIALAAMAFGKYFSTIFPHAPATTWSLVMVWIITLVHVGGVHVAARFQNTATWLKVTLICVFIGAGYWLATGQPVRFTPAADDVKLITSRPFAVSLVYVMYSYAGWNAATYIVGEIRNPQRNVPKAIALGTLLVTVLYLALNATFLNAAPMSELAGKLDVGHVAAEHIFGITGGKIMSGLICLGLASSISAMTWLGPRVLHTMGEDMKILGPLAECDQRGVPVTGLFVQLAIVITLLLTASFNTVLTAVQFSIQLGSFATVVGLIVLRIKQPDLPRPYRCWGYPFTPLLFLAISLWMMVFLMLDTVTREASLYGLALILLGWIIYLVSPRTPRAA from the coding sequence ATGAGCACCACACGCGCGCAGGGCATCTCACTGATCACGGCCACGGCAGTGGTGGTGGCCAACATGATTGGCACCGGGGTGTTCACCTCGCTGGGCTTCCAGGTCGGCGATCTGCCATCCGGCTTCACGATCATGATGCTCTGGCTGGTCGGCGGAGTGTGCGCGTTTTGCGGCGCGGTGTGCTATGGCGAGCTGGCGGCGGCGTTGCCGCGCTCCGGCGGCGAGTATCATTTCCTCTCGCGCATTTTTCATCCTGCGGTCGGGTTTCTCTCCGGCTGGCTCTCCATCACCGTTGGTTTCGCCGCCCCCATCGCGCTGGCGGCGATGGCCTTCGGCAAATACTTCTCCACCATCTTTCCGCATGCGCCGGCGACGACGTGGTCGCTCGTCATGGTGTGGATCATCACGCTGGTGCATGTGGGCGGCGTGCATGTTGCCGCCCGGTTTCAAAACACGGCGACGTGGCTCAAGGTGACGCTCATCTGTGTGTTCATCGGCGCGGGATACTGGCTGGCGACGGGGCAGCCAGTGCGCTTCACGCCCGCTGCGGATGATGTGAAGCTCATCACCAGCAGGCCTTTCGCGGTGAGCTTGGTCTATGTCATGTACTCGTATGCCGGCTGGAACGCGGCCACTTACATCGTCGGCGAGATCCGCAATCCACAGCGCAACGTGCCGAAGGCCATCGCGCTGGGCACGCTGCTCGTCACCGTGCTTTACCTCGCGCTGAACGCGACGTTTCTGAATGCCGCGCCGATGAGCGAACTGGCCGGGAAGCTGGATGTGGGCCACGTCGCTGCCGAGCACATCTTTGGCATCACCGGTGGCAAGATCATGTCCGGGCTTATCTGCCTGGGCCTCGCCTCCAGCATCAGCGCGATGACGTGGCTGGGGCCGCGTGTGCTGCACACCATGGGTGAAGACATGAAGATTCTCGGCCCACTGGCGGAATGTGATCAACGCGGCGTGCCCGTCACCGGTCTTTTCGTGCAGCTTGCCATCGTCATCACGCTGCTGCTCACGGCCAGCTTCAACACGGTGCTCACGGCGGTGCAGTTCAGCATCCAGCTCGGTTCGTTTGCCACCGTGGTCGGCCTCATCGTGCTGCGCATCAAGCAGCCCGATCTGCCGCGCCCGTATCGCTGCTGGGGCTATCCGTTCACACCGCTGCTATTTCTGGCCATCAGCCTGTGGATGATGGTGTTTCTCATGCTCGACACCGTGACGCGGGAGGCCTCGCTCTACGGTCTGGCATTGATTTTGCTCGGCTGGATCATTTACCTCGTCTCACCGCGTACTCCACGTGCCGCATGA
- a CDS encoding alanine racemase: MQTLLPYSPPTITRHLSGQNSAANRNRNAHGLNNNVCERIDGVPVADLAARFGSPLFVFSERTLRDKIRRAREAFESRYPNTRFAWSYKTNYLNAICRVFHSEGSIAEVVSEFEYEKARRNGIAGRDIIFNGPHKSRAGLELAVTEGAMIQVDNWDELLLLDTIAKEQNRSIDIAIRCWLDAGIQPVWSKFGFGVENGEAWRAIRRIAESKGRLRLQGLHTHIGTYILEPNAYKTAAEKLVTLMERCRESYGWNLRYLNLGGGFPSLSTLHYSYQPAEQIVPPIEKYAEAITSVLNTLPRDRRPRLYLESGRALVDEAGYLITSVVAVKQTTVQGAITLAGKAAKAPAHAYETAGTAYVVDAGINMLYSGNWYRFDVKPSKAIREAAPQPVKLYGCLCMNIDVIREQVSLPAMTTGDHLVMHPVGAYNITQSMQFITYRPAVVMIGMDGRVDVIRGREDLDYVQRLERVPDHLLATNRAV, encoded by the coding sequence ATGCAAACGCTCCTCCCCTATTCCCCGCCAACCATCACCCGTCACCTCAGTGGCCAAAACAGCGCCGCAAACCGCAATCGCAACGCGCATGGTCTGAACAACAACGTCTGCGAGCGCATCGACGGCGTGCCCGTGGCCGATCTCGCGGCCCGTTTCGGCTCCCCGCTGTTCGTGTTTTCCGAACGCACGCTGCGCGACAAGATCCGCCGTGCTCGTGAAGCCTTCGAGAGCCGCTATCCGAACACCCGCTTCGCTTGGAGCTACAAAACGAACTACCTCAACGCCATCTGCCGCGTCTTCCACAGTGAAGGCTCCATCGCCGAAGTGGTGAGCGAGTTTGAGTATGAAAAAGCACGGCGCAACGGTATTGCCGGCCGCGACATCATCTTCAATGGCCCGCACAAATCCCGCGCCGGCCTCGAACTCGCCGTGACTGAAGGTGCGATGATCCAGGTCGATAATTGGGACGAGCTATTGCTGCTCGACACCATCGCCAAGGAACAAAACCGCAGCATCGACATCGCCATCCGCTGCTGGCTCGATGCCGGCATCCAGCCGGTGTGGAGCAAGTTCGGTTTCGGAGTCGAAAACGGTGAGGCTTGGCGTGCGATTCGCCGCATCGCCGAAAGCAAGGGCCGCCTCCGCCTCCAAGGCCTGCACACGCACATCGGCACCTACATTCTCGAACCCAACGCCTACAAAACCGCCGCTGAAAAGCTCGTCACGCTCATGGAGCGCTGCCGCGAGAGCTACGGCTGGAACTTGCGCTACCTCAACCTGGGCGGCGGCTTCCCATCCCTCAGTACGCTGCATTACTCGTATCAGCCCGCTGAGCAGATCGTCCCGCCCATCGAAAAATACGCCGAGGCCATCACCAGCGTGCTCAACACGCTCCCACGCGACCGACGTCCGCGCCTCTACCTCGAAAGCGGCCGTGCGCTCGTCGATGAAGCCGGTTATCTCATCACCAGCGTCGTCGCCGTGAAACAAACCACCGTGCAGGGTGCCATCACGCTCGCAGGCAAAGCCGCCAAAGCTCCTGCGCATGCCTACGAGACCGCCGGGACCGCTTATGTCGTCGATGCAGGCATTAACATGCTCTACAGCGGCAACTGGTATCGCTTTGATGTCAAACCCTCCAAAGCCATCCGCGAAGCCGCCCCGCAGCCCGTCAAACTTTACGGCTGCCTCTGCATGAACATCGACGTCATCCGCGAGCAGGTCTCCCTGCCTGCGATGACCACGGGCGATCACCTCGTCATGCATCCTGTCGGTGCCTACAACATCACCCAGAGCATGCAGTTCATCACCTATCGGCCTGCGGTAGTCATGATCGGCATGGACGGCCGCGTCGATGTCATCCGCGGACGTGAAGACCTCGACTATGTGCAGCGCCTTGAGCGTGTGCCGGATCACCTGCTGGCAACGAACCGCGCCGTATGA
- a CDS encoding PqqD family protein, giving the protein MKLALPPTLLQPNGQKYDFEISALQTATPVAQSAAFDFHTVTWQADGFGFDATTGEFFTASPTALVVMQALSDGLARHQILERLTSTFEVTRSTAERDLESFLAELAHLGLADDSAV; this is encoded by the coding sequence ATGAAACTCGCTCTTCCTCCCACGCTGCTTCAACCAAACGGCCAAAAGTACGATTTCGAGATTTCCGCCCTCCAGACCGCCACACCTGTTGCTCAGAGTGCGGCGTTTGATTTTCACACCGTCACCTGGCAGGCCGATGGTTTCGGCTTCGATGCCACTACGGGCGAATTTTTCACCGCCAGCCCCACCGCGTTGGTGGTCATGCAGGCGCTGAGTGACGGCCTCGCCCGCCACCAGATCCTCGAACGCCTCACTTCGACCTTCGAAGTCACCCGCAGCACCGCCGAACGCGATCTCGAGTCTTTCCTGGCCGAACTCGCTCACCTTGGCCTCGCAGACGACTCCGCCGTCTGA
- a CDS encoding response regulator transcription factor translates to MRILLVEDQAKLLSFAKKGLEEQGIQVDAVSDGDEAWEMATTVPYDALVLDIMVPGRDGLSILRGLREKRNTVPVILLTARTTLPEKIEGLNLGADDYMTKPFFVEELAARLRTVVRRQAGETSHLLRVEDLCMNLLERKVSRDSADIELSTREFELLEHLMRSPGRVFGRMQIYEHVWGYNMDPETNLVEVYIQRLRSKIDKDHDKKLIRTVRGVGYALGGS, encoded by the coding sequence ATGCGCATCCTCCTCGTCGAAGACCAGGCCAAACTGCTGTCCTTTGCCAAAAAGGGGCTGGAGGAGCAAGGCATCCAGGTGGACGCGGTCAGCGATGGCGATGAAGCCTGGGAAATGGCCACCACGGTGCCGTATGACGCGCTGGTGCTCGACATCATGGTGCCGGGCCGCGACGGCCTGAGCATCCTGCGCGGCCTGCGCGAGAAGCGCAACACGGTGCCGGTGATCCTGCTCACCGCACGCACGACACTGCCGGAAAAAATCGAGGGCCTGAACCTCGGCGCGGATGATTACATGACAAAGCCGTTCTTCGTCGAGGAACTGGCCGCGCGCCTGCGCACCGTCGTGCGCCGGCAGGCCGGTGAGACCAGCCATCTGCTGCGTGTCGAGGATCTCTGCATGAACCTGCTCGAACGCAAAGTCAGCCGCGACAGCGCCGACATCGAGCTGAGCACACGCGAGTTCGAGCTGCTGGAGCACCTGATGCGCAGCCCCGGCCGCGTGTTTGGCCGCATGCAGATCTATGAACATGTCTGGGGCTACAACATGGACCCGGAGACAAACCTCGTGGAAGTGTACATCCAGCGCCTGCGATCCAAGATCGACAAGGACCACGACAAGAAGCTCATCCGCACCGTGCGCGGCGTCGGTTATGCGCTGGGCGGATCTTGA